From a single Sediminibacterium sp. KACHI17 genomic region:
- a CDS encoding energy transducer TonB, which yields MDVNKILTADILDIVFEGRNKEYGAYQLRRTYNKRITYAIIGTVLVCLLFLVGSLVANSGDKEKTQIFVEDVNLEDVKQDEKKPEPPPPPPPPKQEPPKVEITKFTPPKIVKDEEVKPEEEIKEVEKLEDTKIGTINQEGIKDEGIVAPPVEVKGTGVVEAPKQEEDYDKVFTVVQIPAEFPGGLPAWTKYLERNLNRDLPVENGAPPGKYTVIVSFIVDKNGGISEVKAENDPGYGTKDEAVRVIKRGPNWKPAVQNGRNVIYRHKQSITFMVSEE from the coding sequence ATGGACGTAAATAAAATTTTAACCGCGGATATCCTTGATATCGTTTTCGAGGGTAGAAACAAAGAGTACGGCGCGTACCAACTCCGCAGAACCTACAACAAGCGTATCACTTACGCTATCATAGGAACTGTATTGGTGTGCCTGCTTTTCCTCGTAGGTTCATTGGTTGCTAACTCCGGCGACAAAGAAAAGACTCAGATCTTCGTTGAAGATGTGAACTTGGAAGATGTTAAGCAGGATGAGAAAAAGCCTGAACCTCCGCCTCCGCCTCCACCTCCGAAGCAGGAGCCACCAAAAGTGGAGATCACTAAATTCACCCCTCCTAAAATTGTGAAGGATGAAGAAGTGAAGCCTGAAGAAGAGATCAAGGAAGTGGAAAAACTGGAAGATACCAAGATCGGTACCATCAATCAGGAAGGTATCAAAGATGAAGGTATCGTTGCCCCTCCGGTAGAAGTAAAAGGTACCGGTGTGGTAGAAGCTCCTAAACAAGAAGAAGATTACGATAAGGTATTTACCGTGGTACAGATCCCTGCAGAATTCCCTGGTGGTTTGCCTGCTTGGACCAAATATCTCGAGCGTAACCTGAACAGAGATCTTCCTGTTGAAAATGGTGCTCCTCCGGGTAAATACACGGTGATCGTTTCATTCATCGTAGATAAAAACGGTGGTATCAGTGAAGTAAAAGCTGAGAACGATCCCGGATACGGAACCAAAGACGAAGCAGTTCGCGTTATCAAAAGAGGTCCTAACTGGAAACCCGCCGTTCAAAACGGACGTAACGTAATCTATCGTCACAAGCAAAGTATCACTTTCATGGTATCTGAAGAGTAA
- a CDS encoding MotA/TolQ/ExbB proton channel family protein, whose translation MAETKPTATAAKSSTSVQPKKSSNLVATLAPVLCILGGYFIWRVVLGSAGNFTNPDPDPSHWFWPSHAGPKGTFTKMYEGGIVVPILIGTFLTAVTFSIERLLTVSKATGAGNIAEFIRKVQFHLANKEVDKALAECDKQKGSVGNVMKAGLRKYKEMITNTELATEQKVLNIQKEIEEATALELPMLEKNLVFLSTIASVATLLGLFGTVLGMIRSFSKLGDEGGGEAARELSQGISEALYNTALGIGTSAIAIVMYNVFTTRIDGITYGIDESGFTLTQSFAANYK comes from the coding sequence ATGGCTGAGACAAAACCAACTGCAACAGCTGCAAAAAGCTCAACGTCTGTTCAACCAAAGAAGAGCAGTAATTTAGTTGCAACCCTTGCCCCCGTTTTATGTATCCTGGGTGGTTATTTCATCTGGCGCGTAGTATTAGGTAGTGCAGGTAACTTCACAAATCCAGATCCTGATCCAAGCCATTGGTTCTGGCCTTCACATGCTGGTCCTAAGGGTACATTCACTAAGATGTATGAAGGTGGTATCGTTGTACCTATCCTGATCGGTACATTCCTTACTGCGGTTACTTTCAGTATTGAAAGATTGTTGACAGTATCTAAAGCAACTGGTGCTGGTAACATTGCTGAGTTCATCCGTAAAGTACAGTTCCACTTAGCTAACAAAGAAGTTGATAAGGCTTTGGCTGAGTGCGATAAGCAAAAAGGATCTGTTGGTAATGTAATGAAAGCAGGTCTGCGTAAGTATAAAGAAATGATCACCAATACTGAACTCGCTACTGAGCAGAAAGTATTGAATATTCAAAAAGAAATCGAAGAAGCTACTGCATTGGAATTACCAATGTTGGAGAAGAACCTTGTGTTCCTTTCTACGATCGCTTCTGTAGCAACCCTGTTAGGTCTGTTCGGTACCGTATTAGGTATGATCCGTTCATTCTCTAAGTTAGGTGATGAAGGTGGTGGAGAAGCTGCTCGTGAACTTTCTCAAGGTATCTCTGAGGCCCTGTATAACACTGCACTGGGTATCGGTACATCTGCTATCGCGATCGTGATGTATAACGTATTTACTACACGTATCGATGGTATCACTTATGGTATCGATGAGTCTGGATTCACTTTAACTCAAAGCTTTGCTGCTAACTATAAATAA
- a CDS encoding biopolymer transporter ExbD, whose translation MAEMDTSSSGGHKKGPGVKKGKKLSTRVDLTPMVDLGFLLITFFIFTTTMSQPTAMKLFLPKDADNPEDQNKAKESGVITLLLGKDNNVFYYEGQLAPDGSNFKSSTFKEIRTVLLDKKARTNEKDLVVVLKPSSESTYKNVVDILDEMTINVLKRYALVDISPVEEQLVKLSDAAGAAAASN comes from the coding sequence ATGGCAGAAATGGATACCTCGAGTAGCGGGGGCCACAAAAAGGGCCCCGGGGTCAAGAAAGGTAAGAAACTCTCTACCCGCGTTGACCTGACGCCCATGGTGGACCTGGGCTTCCTGCTCATCACATTCTTTATCTTCACCACAACGATGAGTCAACCTACGGCTATGAAGCTCTTTTTACCAAAAGATGCCGATAATCCGGAGGATCAGAACAAGGCGAAAGAATCTGGTGTTATCACCCTTCTGTTAGGAAAAGACAATAACGTCTTCTATTATGAAGGTCAATTGGCACCTGATGGTTCTAACTTCAAGTCTTCTACTTTCAAGGAAATTCGTACCGTACTGCTCGACAAAAAAGCACGTACCAATGAGAAAGACCTGGTTGTAGTATTGAAGCCTTCATCTGAAAGCACTTACAAAAATGTGGTGGACATTCTGGATGAAATGACCATTAATGTGTTAAAGCGTTATGCGCTCGTGGATATTTCACCTGTGGAAGAACAACTGGTTAAATTGTCAGATGCTGCCGGTGCAGCTGCTGCCTCTAACTAA
- a CDS encoding biopolymer transporter ExbD translates to MGRAKLPRKSTNIDMTAMCDVAFLLLSFFILTTKFKPAEAIAVTTPNSVAAKVAPDKDIVMITIDKDGKVFITMDDEQKKEAVCTYLNTNLNLNMNVAAFKKAGFYGAPFNSMASFLSLPEEQRKGDKLPGIPVLDSTDNQMNVWMRAIKDAYLGGKMNLLVKGDNAAKFPSFKAVIDAFKKNDELKFQMITNPESVPAGTELWKKTMAGEKRDE, encoded by the coding sequence ATGGGAAGAGCCAAATTACCTCGTAAAAGTACCAACATCGACATGACAGCCATGTGTGATGTGGCCTTTCTCCTGTTGTCATTCTTTATCTTAACGACAAAGTTCAAACCGGCTGAAGCGATCGCGGTAACCACTCCTAACTCTGTGGCTGCTAAAGTTGCTCCCGATAAAGACATTGTAATGATAACGATTGACAAGGATGGTAAGGTGTTTATTACGATGGATGATGAACAAAAGAAAGAAGCGGTATGTACCTATCTGAATACCAATCTGAACCTCAACATGAATGTTGCAGCGTTTAAAAAAGCTGGTTTCTATGGTGCGCCGTTCAACAGTATGGCCTCTTTTCTCTCTTTACCTGAAGAACAGCGTAAAGGCGATAAACTCCCCGGAATTCCTGTGTTGGATTCAACCGACAATCAGATGAATGTCTGGATGAGAGCTATTAAAGACGCATATCTTGGTGGTAAAATGAACCTGTTGGTGAAAGGCGATAATGCCGCTAAATTCCCTTCATTCAAAGCTGTTATCGATGCTTTCAAGAAAAATGATGAACTGAAGTTTCAGATGATCACCAATCCTGAGAGTGTACCGGCCGGAACTGAACTGTGGAAGAAAACCATGGCAGGAGAAAAAAGAGACGAATAA